atctCTTGTTCTCTTAACACCTAATTCAAACATAAAATAGATATCACACAAAGTAACGACATTGGTAATAACTGGATACacgcattattattattatttattattttttctctctatttatcaattatcttTCATTCTTAACGAGGTAAATTCACTTTTTGCAAATCTTACAAGATGAgctcaacaacaacaatacaTAACAATAGCTCTCTACTAATAGCAATGTGACGTCAtttgttatacattttattattgtttattgtattttattttatttatttattcattttttttttttttttttgtcaatttttcgtacgtacttttttcttttcattttccgctTATTCTCTCTCGCCGTGAATTCCtacttatataatattattcttcaAGGACTTACCGCACACATCGACGATACACGCGTAAAATTGCGCACATAATttcgatattatatatatattataattggcACGTAAGCGCTGACATGCCACCCCGTATACCCGAATATGTGTATCACCACCGCCAAACGTACCCACATACTATCTATATAGctgttaaattattattcttatcacTCGCTTCGCGCGTTTCCGTTTATACGCAAACGTACGGAgcgataaaattattgtattattattatacatatattcatttaaattgaatttcattcaactgataaatttgcggtattatatattatcaattaatcaattacttTTACACAAAGCAATTATTACGGTTTTGTATCATGTTTGTATTATCAGGGGTGgtgatatatattttatctataaaACTGATCAATTTTGGACCCATCGCAAAcgaggaataaataaatatatatatatgtgtatataatcatatatatatatacttattacattcaatacaaaattataatgatTCGTACAATTGATTAACACACTCGTCGCCGTTCACTCATTACAGACTATTGTTAGTGTatattttcttcatatttatttctaaGGTATGACGCTCTCTGTCAACCTGCACCTCTGGGGCTCAAGTGGTGGGTAGATTAGAACGTCGTTTTATAAAAAAGCTATCAACTCAAACATTGCGTATTACAGAAATGTCTAATTGCAGATATCCCAAACGATTTTACACGCACGCACCTTACAAAGACAATAGAacacttatatatataaataatatacatatatatgtatgtattgtttaaaattcagCTCACACTCAATCAGTCTGTTATCATTGAGCAACTAATTTAATTATATGCGTCGAATGAatcgtgatgaaaaattgaaatttaagcCAATTTCCGATTTGATCATCCCGCGTCAAATCTtgagacttttttttcctttttgtacattaattttatttgtgtttttattatgtatatatgtatttcttttcttttcgttcttcattttcaatttcacaaaaGTGGCCATTTAACAACGCTCAGGCTTACACACGTGACAATGCGATACATGTAtgggtataatttttttttttcctttctacTAGAATATAAGCAAAATCGTAGGCTCTCCAAAGAGACGAGAAGCAGCTGACTTAATGCGATAGAACGAACGCGCTTTAATTATTCTTAGAACAAGACTTACAAGCTTAAACCTAATTAACTGCACTCTACAAGCTTACTTTATTTCAAGTAATtcaatatacgtacataaaataattataggtatacacattTTGCAGTACTTTTTACGATCATAGTTTATTTATACCGTCTCTCGTGCTGTtgcgatatatgtatatatgcagaACACGTGtggattataattttaatccGTGTACTTTATCTACATCATATAAAATCTAGCGCATCTAGAAACAAGCTTAAGTACCACATTTTTTCTCGATAAattatacaagtatatatatagttcAGTAATTATCTCACGATTTAGACCGTAAGGTAATTAAGAAATCGTCATTTTTCCACCGATTCGTAACCGAGTTATCATGGCAACGGTAATTACACAGCGCAACACAATATGGCGTTttgatgagaaaagaaaaaaaaggtaaaaaaaaaaaataaaaaagaacgaGACATGTGCCTCAAGAATagttgaaattgatgaaatgatCGCAAAGTCCatgcttttgtttcatttcattcgattcTTCCAATCGCTTTTTTCGTTATGCTTCGTCCGCTTGTCTTCACTCGGCACAAGACAATTATTTTAAACCGATAAAAactttaaacaaaaaaaaaaaaaaaacaaaaaagcgaaaggaaaatatttaagtTACGTGAGACATTTCTATGCCTGTGCAGGGAAAAATGTGAAGGGTATAATTTTCCCGCGAATTgtcataaaattaataatcaagAACCAACGGTAATATTACGTAATTTTGtgttatttatatatgtatgtacgtatgtataagaTAATTATACGCCGTCTAGTTACGTTTTCCGCGATAATTGAGTGGAGAATACACTTGTTCCAAATCCACATTACCAGCGCGCTGCCACGTCTCGCCgttgaatgaatttatatCGGGGGAATAGACGGAGCGTCGCCTCTTGGGACGCAGAGTCTACACTCCGCATCAATACGAGGGTGATTGGGTAAATCAGGCGTCACGATCGCGCCTCTACTGCCTGCGCCAGCTgctaaaattttctctctgaCGATATTATCTACGGAGAAACTTTAATAATCTTATACTGGGAGGAAAAGATTTAAACTTCATTAATGCCGAACAAAAACTTCGGCTCCTTCCCCTCTGAAAGGGTTGCGACGTGttggggcggggttgaaattcggaatttgaaagGTTACGAAAgcgccaaattccgaattttttggtggagaaacttgaagtaaagaaatcaaactttgacgaaacatcaaagttttgAATTGTCCGAAACTCGACGCTCAAATTTCtaaatgtgtaaaatttcCGATGGTtcaaatgtaagaaaatttaaaaatctgaaacatcggaATTTCGAATGTTTAAAGATTTTTAGTTTTGTGAATTTCTgtattggtgaaatttcacctctttgatctttcttcgttttggGTTTTCGGAATTCTGGTCATTCGGATTTTAggtttttccgattttttacacccactcgtgaGTAAACTATactgtgtgagtatattttaagtTTCGTCACATTCAAATTCAAAGTTTGGTGTACCTGTAGGGATTTGAAGTATCGATGTCGCCATTTTGGATCGTCCATTTTGCAATTCTTAAATTCTGATGATGAATCCACTATCAGCGACCCtaaaacccccgagtaacaagTTTCAAAAGACTTATTCCATTTCTTGACACTATGGTACAAGGGTGCTGAGTCCGAGTAGAAATTACCAGTATTTGAAGTCACCATTCTGAATCCCTGacatcgaattttttcaattctgtttcaattttcatccaaatcCTTCAAGAAACACCAGAGTTATTcaaaaatgtatatgtatgatCCATTGCCAGTTTGagcacttttcttttttgtacaCAATATGATCCGTTACCAGTGAAACGATCAAGGTCAGTCACCCCTTAAAACGAGTGTCCGAcggggaaagaagaagaccaaaattgatgaattaaaaatttgcgaaCAAAACTCGTTGAATTCGATCGAgagtaattgaaaatcgaGAATCGAAAATGCGCAAGGCGTAGTCGTCGCTAAGTTCCCCCGGTCCGCGTAATCCGCGAGGGTGGATCAGCCGTCACCCCGGCAGGCAGTTAAACCCAGTGTCAGCCACGACCTCCCCGAGTGCCGCAGAGCATCCGCTTGAAGGCCTGTCGAAATTCCGGTGAGAATATAGTGTATATCAGGGGGTTGAGGGTGCTGTTGAAGTATCCGAGCCACAGAAAGACGCTCGCTACTAAATCGGGGGGTGCGCAGGGCTCGCAGAGTGCCTGAAGCAGGGCGACGAGGAAGAAGGGCAGCCAGCAGGCGACGAACGCTCCGGTTATTATCGCTAGGGTCTTCGCGGCCTTCCGTTCCCTCTTCGCCTCGATGGTTTCCCGGGTCTTCTTCGAGCCCGAGGAACTCGTTGCCGAATGACTCGGAGCCGGCGTTGCCGGTGGATTCGCACCGTTGTACGAAGACGTCTTTTCTGGTGACGCCGAAGAGTTGTCCGGGGTCGATCGCGTTATTGTGAACGCCGTTGTCGACTCTTCCCTCGGCCTGCGAGTTCCCAACTTTTTCAACGTGTGTTCAAATAACGAACTGCCCCGCACGGACGATTTAACGTACGTACGGCGTAAATACGCCTGCAGCTATGCAATTCGAAACAATATCATGTCGAATACCGCCTGTGGTTCGACAACCGGTGatacatttttgtaaaatttatttttgattgcATAGATGCAGGCGATTTTGTTTTGACAATCGGTGGTATACGTGTGCAAGTTTTATTTTGGGctgcataaatgcaggcggATTTTGGTAAAATTACACCAGAActgcataaatgcaggcgaATTTAGTCTGTATTCTATGTGAAATTTCCCGTATGACAGTTCGATGAAATAACCTGGTGTATTGAATATCACTGGTGGTAACGACGAAAGCACCCGACGTTTAGTTCAACCGTACGTTGTACTGTTTCGAAATATGCCAGATCCGGTGTTTTTGTACATATGTGCTAATCGATTGTAAGAATCACCCCTCAAATTCATCTTCaaataataacgaaagcaATAAGAAAAGACTTGTTTCAATTGATATGTGAACTAGTATATtattgaatacaaaaaaaatgtacagtaATTGACAAGTTTTAGTGGTCAATTTTTTGATGcataattttgtacaaaattcaaatttgagaaattatacaaattccATCTTTCGGAATTATCAGTTGACCAAGTGATAAGTTGTTTCTATTTCCGGCAACAGCTCAGAAACATAGAACTTGGCAAATTCCTTTTCTAATATTGAGCGTTGAGTGACGATAAGAAGTTTTTTCACGGGTCGCACGTTGCTCAGAAATACATATCAAGAAATCCATTTATTTTCCCTTTCCTTGACAAAAGTTGTAGGTGCTATCGGATCAAACTCAAAAGCCCAGCCGTAGATCGAGTTGAGCAGATTTCGCACGGCATCGCATCGTAAAAAAGTCAAAAGTCTAATGAGAAACTTTATACAGATATCCACGGTTCGGTGAGCATCAAAACTTCGGTAAGCATGACGTGAATTTACATAAAATCGAGGTTGAACGAAATTTCTTGCAgtttgttttataaattcaaaatctaTCAAAATAATCTTAACGGAATCTTGATCGTTAGTTTGTCTCAAAGTTACGATCACACATGTTTTATCTCTGCAAAAAGAAGATCGATCTTAATTAactaattgattttttattttcttgtgaaTTGAAGGTTCTGATTTTTCAGGCGTGGCAAAAACTATTTACTTCTTTTTGgtgcaaaagaatttcgaagCCTAAGAACACCAATTTTTACACGTTAAAAGTTACATTTGCTATAATTTGTATTCTTACAAACGCTATTCACAGTTTGTGATCTGTCAATATACAAACGAAAAATACTTTGTCTTATCAAGATCTGCAGatcgctctacaaaaaagcaATTAGTTCTGTGCCGAGGAATTTATGCTCTCCTGAAGTCTGATGATGAAGAACTTGCCTGTAATCGGCAAATATATACGGCCAAGAACAAACTCACAACTCAATTCGGGTTCGATTTTCACACGGTTATCGGAAAAAGAATCGACTGTCGGCACAGCTTAAGTACCGgtgatcgtttttttttttttgttttctttagtTCTTTCTCTAATTTCTTTCCTCTCCTGCTCCGAAATACCTACACCATTAATGGACGGAGATTAATTGTAAGAGCAAGTCGAGAGCAAAATCGGAGAGTCGTAATTTAGAAGCGTCGTTCACCGCTCGTTTGTATCAATTGCCAGTAGTCGGAGTCAGTGTCGAGTCGGACCGAAACAATTCGCTTCGATTTCAGCTGCGGTTCTATTTTATTGATCCGAATATAAACGTGATCAAATGTGAAAGCTAAAGAAACAAAAGTCATCAAACAGTTACCGAAATCAATCACATTGAGTTAAATTTAAAAGTCTCAACGCAGTCACGGTTTTTATCACTTCAATGTAATTATCATATTATCCTGTCAATATCGTTCAATTTCTGAACGgaacgtgaaatttatttcaaaatcttaGGCTTCTAATCATACTGTTACGTAAACAAATATATACCATCGCGATACAATACGCGTGAAATATAGCTGGAGCTTTGGTTGGCTGATGACATTTAGGAGTGAATTAATTACAAGAGAGCTCGGTTGGGTGAGAATTCATTTACCGAAACGCGTAGTTACGATTTTCATGCTGGGGAACGGATTAGCGATGACATCTGACCGAATACCACGTATAAATATTCGTGTCTATGTGTAATATTAATGTTTTTGTGCATTGATATTCACGGGATGAAATCCAAATAATTACGGCGAATGGCGTAGAAACGGAGCGACGCGTTGATTTGCATTTTCCTTTGCCTtgccaaaattttaatttcagaacTAAGCGGGGTGAGCGAACCGCGCAAAACTTTTACCTCGGTAATTGGCCAGGCATTGAATCGTATAATTACGGAAAAATTCGGTTCGCCGCAACTCGgttttgttgagaaaataatggaaaaaagaaaatgaaaagaacgaaagaaaatgTAAACGTTTTAcgttcttttactttttctctgATCGATCTCTTCCGCCACAAGTATGCATCGCGCGTATATTATTTAGCCTTGTATCGAATCGGAGTGATTACCGAATGAAATAAGTCAACCAAAGCCCGAAGCAAAGTTGAATTCCAATAAGACGATTACAGGGCACCTACTCCCTCTCGAAGTTAATTAGCCGTAAGCTCCCACTGCGAGAGTCGATTGATGTCATTGGCAATTCAGCGTCACGCGCAGCTTTCGTAAGGTTTATAAAATACGATACGAGCTTCCGATCACCACGCGAAAATTGAACCTCATTATATTACGGCCAGTTCGCTCCCTTTCATCCGCGTTTGaactttttataaaatacGCGGCTCGTGGGCGTGAGAAGATTCAAGTCATTGAGTAAACCGTTCACGCGAAGCGGGAAACCTTTGAGAAAAGTAAATCGTCAAAGAAAAATGCCCAGCCTTACTTTCAACTTTATTCACCATTTGTCGAATTACCAGATCAATATTGCTCGGAGAATTTCTCCGCCATTTTCAGCTGACGCAATATTTCGCGACGTACTAAAGCAATCTAATTGCATGATAATAGCCCAGAGCATTTTACCTTTTGCTGACCAGCCGAAGGATCCCTCTTCGTTCTCGGGGCGGCTGAATAGCCGCTCCTGGCCTTTTCCGGATCCGTCTTCTCGCAGCTTGGAATATCCTCCAATAGAGGAACAAGATGACCAAAAGAGGTACGTAGAACGTAGCGCAGGTAGCGAATATCTGATACGAATAATTGGAAGAATTCTTTTTACAAAGGGTATCTAATCATTGGctgagaaaaaacaattactcgttacgacgattttttttagctgaaaacaatacaatacgcataacttttcatttcaaaagCTATCTGACTGACAGTCAGTTGTCAGGTAAACTTTTTTGCctttctatatacatataaagacgaaagtgaaaaaatgaaaatcaaataaggaattaccgatttttttatttttacaatttacaagTACCAACGAACCAAGAACGGCAACgcttgaaataaattcacaaatttacaagaaatcgaatgaaagtagatgatttgaaattgtttcctGGATCGAATTCAACTTTGTCTGACttagaaaattcaacatcGGTTGAAATAGCATGACTTGACTTTACTGTTTagtattttttgatattccaCCGGTATTACATGCGTTCGGTGCGAGTTCTAACTgggaatgaaataatatttagttGGCTTTTTGATGTAATGATAAAAGATTCCTGTGATTGTTAAAATTCGCGAAATTCTTCCCATAAAAAGagtacaaaaaattgttgcgTATAATTTTTGTGTGTTTCAGTTTCAAACACACGAATTGTTTAGAATTAATGTTGGCATTGCGAATAAAGTGACCAACTGATTCatctgaaagaaaattattcgagaGAAGGGAAAAACCTTTCGAAAGTTTTtcagttaaacaaggctttaacatcaatttattattgcacaagcattaaattgtCGCAAAACtcacaagaaaatatagtaacaatgatcgtaatgagaaagattagtaacggatactagactttccggtaacggctagaaaactaattttcattttctacctagaactatatttttcaattgtggtaaaaaatgaaaatagttaaggtaaccgagcggtaaccggaactaaaaattccTCTCAGTGTTGTTTGAGAGAGATTGAGGATGTATCCTGGACACACAATGATCAGTGTGCAGTACAGTTACCCAAATTCGATCACCCTCAAATGCAGCTTGCACGCTTGATTGGACTGAGCAAATAGCACAAGGTCTCGAAATCAGGTGCGGATAGCACAGTGTGACGATGTCGACGTGACGCGGGGATGATAGCCCTGGGTCGTGAATATTACACGGCCAATACACAGCGATAGAATACCGAGAAATCTGGGGGTAGATTTATTTGATATGAGAGTAGATAGAAAGCGAAGGATACCGAATGGCGTATGCGGGGCAATGGTATTTATTACCCCTGCAGTTGGGCGGATCGATAGGGGCTCAATACCTGGAGAATTCGACAAGAGGATTAATGGGGCGAGgtggagggggaggggggggggatggaCCGGCGGGGAACTCTGCCCATGAGAACTCGGACGGGGTTCGACCTCGACACCATCCTCGTTAACCGCGGCCTCGAGATTTAACAAAGCGGTTGACCAGGGCCGACGATAGATAATAAAAAAGCGCGGAAGGGACCGGAAATTGCTAAAGTAAAGGGATACTTTTCAGCGTTTAGCACCCCCCGCCCCCGCCACCGCCTCTTAACCAAAAGCCAGAGAGGAGACAGGCTCTGTAATTCCCAGTGATCTTTAATTCTATTGCGCGGAATACATCGGGGGAAAAATCCAATTTCAAGTTGACTCTTGGCTCGTGAGGCGGGATCCAAACGATCCAGCAGGGTACGTTCTTGGTGAGAAAACGGGGAACGGGGAGCGAGGAATGAGCGACGGGGAACGCTCCAGGGAAGCCATAATTCGATCAGTCACTGCCGGCACACGCGATGCTCCGTGTTTAGTTCCCGACTCCCcgccttccttccttccttccttccttacCGGTGTTGTTTTGTTCGTCTAAAACTACACGTTCATCCACTCGAAAACTCCCCGGTCCTCGAGAGGCGACCGACCTAACAGCCCCTGATAAAGCACATACCTTATACTCTTTTCCAAATCCACCCGCGGCGTCTTCGTAATAACAGCAAAAACAGCCACAGCGGTGGATTTCACCCCGCATTTTGGACGCCGGGATGAGGAAAAACTTTCCTTTCCGAAGTgatcgttttgttttattttctaaaaatttcagcCCAACCGTGCGTTATACTACCCACTGAATTCCGCATGGTAGCGGAAATTCTTTCCGATGTATATGTAGTTGTTGTTATTAAACCGACACCCCGATGTCGAGCTTCGAAAACAGGCTCGCTTTTCTTGAATATCACCCTGAAGGCTTTGAGATAATTTGCCGCGTcagcgaaaattttctttgaagagtttttttttttttttttttttttgctttagcACCGTAATATTTCCTACGCCCCTTATTGTCGAGCTCATTATAGTTCGGTGACTTTATGAGATAAGAAGATGAGAAGGTCGGGATAATAAATGAGAAGTTTTAAGCCGACGTTATAATCCCGCGGCGTAACCGAAACCTCACTGTACAGTCTGCTTTGTCATTTTGAATGTTGAAG
This is a stretch of genomic DNA from Neodiprion fabricii isolate iyNeoFabr1 chromosome 2, iyNeoFabr1.1, whole genome shotgun sequence. It encodes these proteins:
- the LOC124175967 gene encoding 5-hydroxytryptamine receptor-like translates to MESNLSTDGNASTTSTENAASNLAAIFTAVVLGLMILTTVIGNVFVIAAIFLEKNLQSVANYLIVSLAVADLMVACLVMPLGAVYEINSAGWSLGPELCDMWTSSDVLCCTASILHLVAIAVDRYWAVTDLNYIQARNPRRIGMLVVAVWVVSLGVSLAPQLGWKDPGYLDRIADGKCVVSQDAAYQIFATCATFYVPLLVILFLYWRIFQAARRRIRKRPGAAIQPPRERRGILRLVSKRPREESTTAFTITRSTPDNSSASPEKTSSYNGANPPATPAPSHSATSSSGSKKTRETIEAKRERKAAKTLAIITGAFVACWLPFFLVALLQALCEPCAPPDLVASVFLWLGYFNSTLNPLIYTIFSPEFRQAFKRMLCGTRGGRG